From the genome of Hemiscyllium ocellatum isolate sHemOce1 chromosome 11, sHemOce1.pat.X.cur, whole genome shotgun sequence:
attctggtctccttcctatcaatgggtatatgaataggaaggttttggaggggtatgggctaggtgctggcaggtgggactagattgggttgagatatctgatcggcatggacgggtttgaaGGAAAggtatgtttccatactgtacatctctatgactcttaaaagAGCATAACTAGAGAGAATAAGgaccctcaaggaccaaagtggacatgtatgtgtagaaccgcaggagatgagTGAGGATCTCCACAAATATTTCTcctgtttaccatggagaaagatatCAAGACTTGGAAGTTGAGTaaattagtggtgatatcttggggacagtccatatcacagtagaggagggattgaatttatgaaggtggataagtctcctggtcctgaccagatatatccaaaaaCACTGCAAGGGGCTGGAGAAGCAATTACAGGGAtcttggctgatatttttgcatcgtTGTTAGTCACGGGTGAGGTTCTGGAAAACCGAAaaatagtgaatgttgtgccattatttaagaagggctgcaaagaaaatcctggaaactatagaccagtaaattTAAGATCAGCAGTGGGTACGTTTCTTAAGATTCTGAGCGATAggtgtacatgcatttggaaaggcagtgtTTAATTGGGAGTAGTTGACATGGCCTTGTGAGCGGGAGATTAAGcacctcaattttttttttggacttctttgatgaagtgaccatgaaggttgacgagggcagggtggtaaatGCAGTCTATtgggatttcagtgaggcctttgataaggttccacgtggtaggctgctctggaaggttagatcgcatagaATCAAGGTGAGCTGGCAAAGTGAATGCAAAATTAGTTTGATGGTAGGAAACGGAGTGTAATTGTGGAAATATGCttcttggactggaggcctatgacttgtggagtgcctcaaggtcggtgctgggcctattactgtttgctatctgtatcaatgatttggatgactgactatacaaggcatgattagcaagtttgctgatgacactaaaacaggTGATAACACCAACCGTGAGGAAGggtatcagaaattgcagcaggaccttaatcagctgGGAAAGTGAGCCAACAAATGACAAAAtaaatttaatatagataagtgtgatgtcttgcattttagaaagtcaaaacaaggttggagtttcatggtgaatggcagggccttaaagAGTGtcatggaacagagggatcttggagttctggttcacagttctctgaaagtggagtcacaggtagacagggcagtgaagaaggcttttggcacactggtcttcatcagtcagggcattgggtGTAGAAGTTGTGAAGTtattttgcagttgtacaggatgttggtgagaccgcatttgtgttcagttttggtcttctcGTTATGGGAAGGGTGTTATTCAACTGGAGAGAAAGTTACAGGATATTGTCTGGATTCAATGgtttgagttatcgggagaggttggacaggctaggactttttccttttgagtgtaggagattgaggggggtccTTTTATTAAAGTGCACaggatcatgagaggcatggatagggtgaatgcactgtTTTTCCCAGATTTGGGGAATCGAggctggagggcatcagtttaaggtgagaggggaaagaataaaagtgtacctgaggggcaattttttcacaggtGGCACacctatggaatgaactgccagcagtTGATGCaggtgcattaacaacatttaaaagacatttggacaaagacatggataggaaaagaatagaagggaaatgggattagcgtgaacagacattttggtcagcatggaccggtttgggccaaaggccctgactccatgctataggactgtatgactctattagaaAAATAGTCAGCAATATTTTCAGCACATTTCATTCACTTTCTGTTCAATTTTTAGAAAATACTGAGCATATTAGCCAGCATTCATCGAGAGAGTAGATAAAAGTCAGTATTTCAAATGCTGATGCATTTTCAGGAAGTTCTCTTTATCTGTTCTCTCCACAGAATTTGACTGGCCTTCGGAGTGTATTCcgtttttatttccattccagcgtTTGCAGTATTTTGTATTTATTAAAGTAATTTTCTCGTGTTGTATCTCAATACGACTGAATTATGGCAAGTTGCTAGGCAACCAGCTTCTATTAATAAACATACAAATTGATTTCCTCTAATCATTCCTCTCTCTGTTTTATGTTTGTATATAGTTGTTTCTACACAGCACCTTTCATCTAATGCTGGCTGAGTTCAAAGGATGCATGGGTTACAATCTCCTTTCCATGTTATGCATAATATTTGAGGAATTCTTGTCTTGTGCTGATTTTTGGATGCACAAATGTACTGATCTGATGGTAATTTAAATTGAATGATCCTATGGAAACTGGGTAGGGGGCAATACCTGCTGGTGTCAATTGGAGGTTTCCTTGATGAGGGAATCAGAAAAATCATAATAAGCGTTTCTGTTGATGATTAACCAAGACAGAACTTTTTAGTTTTGGCAGTTTTATTTGAATAGCAAATTTGCAAATTCAGCTGGTGTACAAACTATAATGATGCGCTTCTGAGAGCTTGACCTAGCCTGGAATTAGTATGTTCAGGTTATTAACTAAATATTACCATGGAATTTGTTGTTTACTTGTGttatttgaaataattttttaaaaaaatgttttttgtctttttttctacACTTTTAAAATTTGTGGTAACAAAAAGCACTATACTTTCTTTTATAGATGAATCTGCGTTCTATATTCACAGAGGAACAGCAACGAGTATTACAGCGTTATTATGACAGTGGAATGACAAATCAAAGTAAAAATTGCTTTGGATTAATAATACAGTGTGCACGTGAAACTGGGTTAGATTTTAATGTAGTCAGGGTAAGTAGTATAATATTTTTGCACAAAGCTATTGGAAATGTTTGGTTTTTTACTGAATCCCAATGGTATTAAATAATGGAGCAGTATTCATTATAATATTTTGGACTCTGCAAGACATTTATCTCGGACAAGATACCTGTTCCAAACCAAGCCTTCTGAACACAAGACCTCAAATTCTGTGGTATAACTGCTAAAATGATCAAACCATAACTAATCTGTGAATCCTTTATGATTAAAATTCTACGTATGGATTTGTGTTCAGAACGGCTGAAGGGCTTATAATAAAACTTGTGCGCACGACTATCATTTATTAGCAGTTGGCGGGGAAAAGTGGAGGGTTTTATAAAGCGTGACATCAAATTTATCCTTGGGTGGTGGTTCCTAAAAATAAATTGTTTGCTGTAATTTGTTTTCTAAAGTTTGCTTTGTTGTATTTGCAAGGCAGGAATGTACCATTTTATATTTAGCCATCCTTTGTGTTCTGTATTTTTAATAAACTGTTAGGTTGGATCTGGAACCTTTTGATTCTAGATGGAATGTGTTTAGCCCAATATCTTTATTTTCTTCTGCATGACTGGAATTGAAACTACATTATTTTAATTCAGGAATATTTAAGTAGCCAATCTTTAGTTATTTTCATTGTAATGTCAAAAGGCTTTCTTTGATTTAAGTAGCTTTTGGAAATGGTTCCATTGTATTTTCAACATTGGCAAATGTTAGGAAATAGTTAACTGTATCAAAATTGGGCTATGCTAAATCAGATTTtgaatttaaactaatggggtcaAAAACTATATTTTCTTCTGTTCAACGATATTCGCAAATTCCTAAATGTAATAAAATACATTAAGATTATTTATCTGTTCACTGCTCCTTCTGTACAATGATTCTGACACACAGCAAAAAGTAGGgaataaaattgtttttttaaacaaatcttGAAAGGCCAATTGTGGAAAAGCTGTTCCAGGgtattgaattccaattctgaTTTGAAGTGAGTGAACTTAACGAGCTACAATTTTAGGGTATCATAGCAATGACAGAACTAAACTGCACAAGACAGAGGGGATGAAGGCAATGTCTAGCCCAATGCTTATACTGTGTACAAGCATTAGTTAAACTTTTCTCTCACTATAATGCACAATGATGAAGCAACAAATCAGGACCAGGGAATGAGGGCAATTTTGCCTGGGGTAGTCAGATAACTAATATTGTAGTTATCACATGAATAAAGTAGACCACTTGATCAAGAAAGATAATGTGTTTTAATGTTGATTCTTTAAAGAATAAAGAAATGTATAAAACGGCGTAGCATATGTGAAAGAATCCTTAGTAAACTTTTTTGTGAATCTCAGCCTTCTAGATCAACTTGATGCTGATTCTTAAAAAGATCAAACTGGAATCagtctccctcctttttttccATTATCATAGCTTATCCTAACGGTTTCTTTATTCAAAAGTGTTTTGAGTTCACATTTGAAAGTTACTCATTAATTTAAAAGTAACACTGGTGTCATACAGGGACTTAAAACTGACCAAAAACAGAATTGGAATAACCAAATAAATACTGTGATAAGAAGAGCAAGTCATAGGCTATGATTTTTGCAGTGAATAATTCACTTTGCGTCTCTCCAAAGTTTGACTACCATCTCCCAAGTGCCCAAATGttgagtgtaatggaatactctctcTCCTTGCCTGGATGGAAGCAGTTCTAGCAACTCTTGAGAAAATTGATGCCATCCAGAAACGAACTAACCTGATTGGTACCCCATCTTACACcttaagcattcactccctcacaACTGGTGCATGGTAACAGGAATGTCTGCGatgtataagatgcactgcaacaaattGCAAGGATCCTGTGGTAACATCTTGCAACCTTGTTTCATCTACCACCTAGACTGAAGGGCAGCAGGCAATTTCTAACACTTCTTACctgtaagtttccctccaaaGCACATCATCTAGTCTTGGGCCTGTATTATCATTCTTTCAGCGTTGAAGGATTTCATGATTTGCACTCAGCCAAGTACCACTATGCACCAATACCCAACGCATTGTAGTGGTTCAAGGAGGTAACTAATCTGTTTTCTCAAAGGTAGTTAGGGATGAGCAAAAAGTGGAGAAAGTTCCATTTTAAAGACAATTTAGAATGTgatcactgttttaaaaatctCTACCTGTTTACAACAGATTAAGCAAAATTGTTTGAGTTGAGTCTGAAACTGTTGCTGGTGGAGGAAGTCGGGACCTTGAATATTGTTAAGGAAGTGATAGATTCTTGTCAATTAAGGGTTTGAAAGTCTATCGAGTGTAGGcaagaatgtggatttgaggttacaatccgATCAGCTTTGATCTTCTTGACTGGCAGACCAGACCTGAGTTCTGTTTCAGCTGTTTTGTATATTTGTAATAAAACACTGACCTTGCCAGCAACACTAGTATCTCATgaaaaaatacaaacaaattgAGTCTGTTTCCAATATGTTTTTGTTGTCATGCATTCCATATTTTAACAATACTTCTAAAATAAAACTCCTCGCCTCCAATTTCCAATTATCTTCATTCTGTGCCTACTAGTTATGGGCCCACTCATTAGTAAAAACAATTTGTATTTACTTACTCTGATTAATAGCTTTCCATTAAAAGTGGTAACTGTCTATTTTGAAATTGTGCATTTAAAACTCTGGCATGGAAGCAAGAATGTGAATGTTTGCAATCAAAAGTAATAACAAATTCTAGAAATTGCAAAGCAGTTATGGCTTATCTTTGCATAGATTTATGCATATTTCCAGTATTTCTCACAACGTTTACATGTCTGCAATTTGATTGCAAAAGGAAAATTGTGTTTTATTCACAACTCAACAGTTCATAGAAGATGACAGGAGTTATGAGAGGGATTCAAGCATAATGAAGGAATTATTTTGTATAAAATGAAAGGTATGTTGCTCAATTTAAGATGTGTTGCTGAAACATATGTGTTGCTCCCCCTACTTCACTTATCTTAGATATCaactgaaaatgttggaaattttCAGTTGCTCAGTTAGAAtatttggagagagaaaaacataatGTTCCAGGACAATCACTATTCTCTCCcaatgctgcatgacctgttATGGTTTTCCAATGGTTTCTGTTTATGGCTCAACATCTCTGGAAAATCCTGCATTTGTATTAATTATATAATTCTGGGTGACCATTGTACTGTTGATTTTAAGTGACATTATTTAATGAGAAAGAAGCGCTTGATTATCCATGTTTGCTTTATTAACAATTACCTTTTGAAGATATTTTTCATGCTGCTGTTTCAGCACAGGCTGTTTATAGATCTCATAGTATATATAATGACTACATGCACATTAGTGTGATGCTGACTGATTCATTGTCAATACTTCTTGAAGTACACTAAAATGCGTGCAATGATTAAGAgctacacggtggctcagtggttggagTTTGATTCCCACCCTCTGGCAACTAtctgactggagtttgcacattcttctcgtgtctgtgtggatatcctccaggtgctctactttcctctcatagtccaaagatgtgcaggttaggtggattggccaacgGTAATGTAGGATTAAAGGGATAGGGTaaagaggtgggtctgggtggaaaactgctcagagggtcagcgtggacttgatggcctgaatggtctgcttcacAGCATAGGGATTCTGCGATTGTATACAGCTTCAGTATCACATTTTCATAGCCGCTTTAGAGTTTATCAATGGGTATTTAAGTGGGGCTATTAGAACTGGACTCATTTAGTTTGCCATGCTTTGTCATCTATAACCTGCACTGCAGTTCAGTTGCAGCTACGTGTTTTAGATTCTAGAGTAATAAGTTTTTGCTACAGCTATTTTGGGGTAGGTGGGGAAGCAGAGAAAGAGATCTTCGAATTGATGAGATTAGTTAGAGCTTTCTTCCATGCTCCTGTGCTATGTAGCATGATCCTTTCAGTAGTAGTTGCGTTAAGTATGTTTTTTGGGAAAAATATGAACAGTTCCTAGGTCAGTTTCAGTCTCGTCTTCTAATTTGTGTTTTACATCCTGGTCATCGCATCTCTGCTTGTCTGTGTCAGTTTTAGTGTACAATTACTCTTTTAAAGCATGGAAACAAAGATACATGCACTCAGCCCAATGTTCCTTAGGGAATTTTGGTATAACGCgatagttgtgttcctctgcaacctccgTGCTGTAGAAGATCATGCTATGGAAAATGGtcatagaaaatcacactgtagaaaATTGCTATACCCATTCAATAGAAAGTGTGCATTATCCATATAGTGCCCATAATTTGGCAATACCCAACTCACGTTGAAACACGTGTCATGCCAGAATGACCTGTATAAGCAGTGAGGTTAGCCAAATTATCATAAAAATCCTTTTTCCTTCACCCTTTATACTATGAAAGACCATCCGTTAGATTAATAGTTTCTGTGAAAGTCTGACTGTAAATAGCTGGAATTGTAATCTTTACAGGTTTTGGGCTTGGTCGTAGGACACAGCATGTATATAAATTGAAGCTGATGGTAGTTGTGAAATTGAACTTGCACTGAATTTCTaagacattagttttgttttgaaAGATGCAACAATATGATTTTTATCTACTGAAACTGTCTTATCACAAAATTGTGGGAATTGGCTGCTTTCTTTCTTGCCTGTCTATGTAAGGAATCTATACTGAGCTTTAACTTTTTGAGTAGATAATGTTCTGAATTGACTCTGTTCTTTAAACCAAAATATGTCTTTTGCACAGTTAATAATGTCTGTTTTGCAGACTTGGATTGGCAATAAAAGAAGGAAACTGAATTCTACAAAATGCAGTTTAGAAGATCCACCCTCCACACAAGGACCAGCAAGTAACAGTACAATGGGAAAGTCTGAGACACCAGTGAAAAACACGAGCCTTGCCTCTCCATCCCAGAGCCAGCAAACTGTTTTAACATCGCCATGTAGAAATGTAATGGTAACTGGAGTGTTTACCTCTACGCATTCTGCTAGTGGGCAAGTATTATCTCAACAAAAGGATGGCCACAGGTGTGATATTCCTAAGGGTCTTGTGCACAGACCAATAGGGAGAACTATAACTGAAATGGAATTGCAACAGCATGGCACAAGTCAAAGGCAGTCTGTTTCTAAAAACTCTGCAATTTCAATTTGTGACAAAATTACTCCTGGATCTAGATCATTAAATGTTCATAGCCCCACCAGCACTGTATATTCTTGCAGTACAAAAAACTACAGTCCTGCTTATATTCAGACTGAAGTAAATAGAGTACAATCAGCAGCAACTAAATCAGTTGGTGGGTGGCCGAAACAACAGTTTAATTCAACCATTGCAGAACTATCTCAGTGTCCACGGAAACTCACTTGTGACCCCTCTTTCTCAAGAAGTACATTCAGTTGTTCATCTGATTCCAAGGTTAACCGAAGCACAGGAGACTCCGCTGTCAGCTCTCTCCAGATCCGTGATGTATACTCATTGGCAGGCAGTGAACAGTGCTCAAAGAACAGGGGGGATCATTCGTTTAGGAACTTGCGTCAGATGGAAAGTGGATGCTTTTCCATTGCCATGGAAACTGGAGATGTTGATGAGTATGCAAGGGAAGAGGAGCTTGCATCAATGAGTTCAGAGCTGAAGAATCATCCAAGAGTTTCTGAAGCCAATACCCCAAAAGAAATGGAGTGCTCAAATACTTCTCTGGCAATACAAGCAAAGAACATG
Proteins encoded in this window:
- the hdx gene encoding highly divergent homeobox isoform X1, whose translation is MRMGDCPQMNLRSIFTEEQQRVLQRYYDSGMTNQSKNCFGLIIQCARETGLDFNVVRTWIGNKRRKLNSTKCSLEDPPSTQGPASNSTMGKSETPVKNTSLASPSQSQQTVLTSPCRNVMVTGVFTSTHSASGQVLSQQKDGHRCDIPKGLVHRPIGRTITEMELQQHGTSQRQSVSKNSAISICDKITPGSRSLNVHSPTSTVYSCSTKNYSPAYIQTEVNRVQSAATKSVGGWPKQQFNSTIAELSQCPRKLTCDPSFSRSTFSCSSDSKVNRSTGDSAVSSLQIRDVYSLAGSEQCSKNRGDHSFRNLRQMESGCFSIAMETGDVDEYAREEELASMSSELKNHPRVSEANTPKEMECSNTSLAIQAKNMSTGSSQVSARDISGSVFYHSGEFRAPGAKLTLYSNAASSEDSFNLRLPSSSNQRLTPNQSNYQVSGSVLLPCITGSSRKRTLQDRTQFSESDLAVLKKYWDVGMTSLGSICREKIEAVAMESNVDCEIVKTWIGNRRRKYRQLGIELPPARGGPADFTKLPESSSPSLLAIKAETSKVPENSEDNEKSKEDVNFSEGAPSELEQREDEDEEVEEEDDAAEENGDGESVSDGSCSIPTLEKVKLEVLDDDAVEMSSCDRVTPDGEQLQKQLTLRNDKIKYLENELEKQKQKYLHLQNFTTSLVLAVKTNDTEQQQMLLTNLPPDTECNLDSPGNREQS
- the hdx gene encoding highly divergent homeobox isoform X5, yielding MRMGDCPQMNLRSIFTEEQQRVLQRYYDSGMTNQSKNCFGLIIQCARETGLDFNVVRTWIGNKRRKLNSTKCSLEDPPSTQGPASNSTMGKSETPVKNTSLASPSQSQQTVLTSPCRNVMVTGVFTSTHSASGQVLSQQKDGHRCDIPKGLVHRPIGRTITEMELQQHGTSQRQSVSKNSAISICDKITPGSRSLNVHSPTSTVYSCSTKNYSPAYIQTEVNRVQSAATKSVGGWPKQQFNSTIAELSQCPRKLTCDPSFSRSTFSCSSDSKVNRSTGDSAVSSLQIRDVYSLAGSEQCSKNRGDHSFRNLRQMESGCFSIAMETGDVDEYAREEELASMSSELKNHPRVSEANTPKEMECSNTSLAIQAKNMSTGSSQVSARDISGSVFYHSGEFRAPGAKLTLYSNAASSEDSFNLRLPSSSNQRLTPNQSNYQVSGSVLLPCITGSSRKRTTWIGNRRRKYRQLGIELPPARGGPADFTKLPESSSPSLLAIKAETSKVPENSEDNEKSKEDVNFSEGAPSELEQREDEDEEVEEEDDAAEENGDGESVSDGSCSIPTLEKVKLEVLDDDAVEMSSCDRVTPDGEQLQKQLTLRNDKIKYLENELEKQKQKYLHLQNFTTSLVLAVKTNDTEQQQMLLTNLPPDTECNLDSPGNREQS
- the hdx gene encoding highly divergent homeobox isoform X3, with product MRMGDCPQMNLRSIFTEEQQRVLQRYYDSGMTNQSKNCFGLIIQCARETGLDFNVVRTWIGNKRRKLNSTKCSLEDPPSTQGPASNSTMGKSETPVKNTSLASPSQSQQTVLTSPCRNVMVTGVFTSTHSASGQVLSQQKDGHRCDIPKGLVHRPIGRTITEMELQQHGTSQRQSVSKNSAISICDKITPGSRSLNVHSPTSTVYSCSTKNYSPAYIQTEVNRVQSAATKSVGGWPKQQFNSTIAELSQCPRKLTCDPSFSRSTFSCSSDSKVNRSTGDSAVSSLQIRDVYSLAGSEQCSKNRGDHSFRNLRQMESGCFSIAMETGDVDEYAREEELASMSSELKNHPRVSEANTPKEMECSNTSLAIQAKNMSTGSSQVSARDISGSVFYHSGEFRAPGAKLTLYSNAASSEDSFNLRLPSSSNQRLTPNQSNYQVSGSVLLPCITGSSRKRTLQDRTQFSESDLAVLKKYWDVGMTSLGSICREKIEAVAMESNVDCEIVKTWIGNRRRKYRQLGIELPPARGGPADFTKLPESSSPSLLAIKAETSKVPENSEDNEKSKEDVNFSEGAPSELEQREDEDEEVEEEDDAAEENGDGESKLEVLDDDAVEMSSCDRVTPDGEQLQKQLTLRNDKIKYLENELEKQKQKYLHLQNFTTSLVLAVKTNDTEQQQMLLTNLPPDTECNLDSPGNREQS
- the hdx gene encoding highly divergent homeobox isoform X2; its protein translation is MNLRSIFTEEQQRVLQRYYDSGMTNQSKNCFGLIIQCARETGLDFNVVRTWIGNKRRKLNSTKCSLEDPPSTQGPASNSTMGKSETPVKNTSLASPSQSQQTVLTSPCRNVMVTGVFTSTHSASGQVLSQQKDGHRCDIPKGLVHRPIGRTITEMELQQHGTSQRQSVSKNSAISICDKITPGSRSLNVHSPTSTVYSCSTKNYSPAYIQTEVNRVQSAATKSVGGWPKQQFNSTIAELSQCPRKLTCDPSFSRSTFSCSSDSKVNRSTGDSAVSSLQIRDVYSLAGSEQCSKNRGDHSFRNLRQMESGCFSIAMETGDVDEYAREEELASMSSELKNHPRVSEANTPKEMECSNTSLAIQAKNMSTGSSQVSARDISGSVFYHSGEFRAPGAKLTLYSNAASSEDSFNLRLPSSSNQRLTPNQSNYQVSGSVLLPCITGSSRKRTLQDRTQFSESDLAVLKKYWDVGMTSLGSICREKIEAVAMESNVDCEIVKTWIGNRRRKYRQLGIELPPARGGPADFTKLPESSSPSLLAIKAETSKVPENSEDNEKSKEDVNFSEGAPSELEQREDEDEEVEEEDDAAEENGDGESVSDGSCSIPTLEKVKLEVLDDDAVEMSSCDRVTPDGEQLQKQLTLRNDKIKYLENELEKQKQKYLHLQNFTTSLVLAVKTNDTEQQQMLLTNLPPDTECNLDSPGNREQS